The following proteins are encoded in a genomic region of Magallana gigas chromosome 1, xbMagGiga1.1, whole genome shotgun sequence:
- the LOC105332872 gene encoding receptor-type tyrosine-protein phosphatase epsilon, whose translation MEFADTVDLPCSTGFYGKNCSEQCNKNCNETIKCDRFTGECDGGCKPGWTGITCNDACAKSFYGTNCTYKCGTKCVNASCDHVTGDCNKDIQSLKDVNSNEIPTLPIIVGSVAALVILMVIVAIVIMNKRIRCSTGAKHDERYTNASEVTMAFSNVYQNLDIQVADNSNANNSAIKPTLKPRNKRTEVNKSVELKDEDIDIDEKIHEENPYGDFYVNEEPLIDIEIKRLGNVIEEKSKNENDGFKKEYATLLYGEKYPCEIGKLPENISKNRFKTTFPYDHSRVILASQRADYINANYIDGSKRKKMYIAAQGPKENTLADFWLMIWQEDVKQVIMLTNLLEGIKWKCVQYWPNIQTTMACGSFTIQLLDEKQYAFYIVRKLEINNKKHKDDRRIITQYHYTAWPDHGTPEPLCLLLFHDQVTRTNNGSHTGPILVHCSAGIGRTGTYIAIDVLSETGKTNNKMNIAEYVKKMRRNRMNMVQTYEQYKTIFLTLHEMFKAQPTVLCTAEFLHKSQTDSSAFKMEFQKLLAVRPHYTEKDYKMTSQFHDPSACIQPLDRYVLFLTSNIPKRGRYINAISVPSFTHQTAFIITNFPTQGGAVDFLRLITDYDSDVVVCLEPLCNMESASKWHPTKTGSKTVNPFTIKLQHEQTTEIKSSKLEITKEGKSDETWSVDMAEPMGSLQANNAKTVSHILSLVSFARNIETEGPITVISRDGATMCGVFCAVYNLIQQLTMDEEIDVFSVVRLLQTRRPELCSSMEEYQLIHETLRSFLKSHAGENVYYNQ comes from the exons ATGGAGTTTGCAGATACTGTCGACTTGC CCTGTAGCACAGGGTTTTATGGAAAAAACTGCAGTgaacaatgcaacaaaaattgTAACGAGACGATTAAATGTGACAGATTTACAGGAGAGTGTGATGGAGGATGTAAACCAGGATGGACAGGGATCACATGTAATGATG CTTGTGCAAAATCGTTCTATGGAACAAATTGTACCTATAAATGTGGCACAAAATGTGTCAACGCTTCGTGTGATCACGTGACTGGAGATTGTAATAAAGACATTCAG tcCCTAAAGGACGTGAATTCCAATGAAATACCAACGTTACCAATTATTGTTGGAAGCGTTGCTGCTCTCGTCATTCTTATGGTCATTGTTGCCATTGTTATCATGAACAAACG TATCCGATGTTCTACAGGAGCGAAACATGACGAACGATACACAAACG CTTCAGAAGTCACGATGGCCTTTTCAAACGTTTACCAGAACCTTGATATTCAAGTAGCAGATAACTCTAATGCAAATAATTCtgcgataaaaccaactttgaAACCAAGGAATAAGCGAACGGAAGTAAACAAAAGTGTGGAATTGAAAGATGAAGATATtgatattgatgaaaaaatcCATGAAGAAAATCCTTACGGAGATTTTTATGTGAATGAAGAACCACTTATTGATATTGAGATAAAACGCTTAGGAAATGTAATAGAGGAGAAATCGAAGAATGAAAATGATGGTTTTAAGAAAGAATACGCG ACATTGCTTTACGGAGAAAAATACCCATGTGAGATTGGTAAACTTCCTGAAAACATCTCGAAAAACAGATTTAAGACAACTTTTCCTT ATGACCATTCAAGAGTTATATTAGCAAGCCAACGTGCAGATTATATCAACGCAAATTATATAGAT gggtctaaaagaaagaaaatgtatatTGCTGCACAAG ggCCAAAAGAAAATACTTTGGCTGACTTTTGGTTGATGATTTGGCAAGAAGACGTAAAACAAGTTATAATGTTAACAAATCTCCTGGAAGGTATCAAG TGGAAGTGCGTGCAGTATTGGCCAAATATACAAACAACTATGGCGTGCGGTAGTTTCACAATTCAATTGCTAGACGAAAAACAATATGCCTTTTATATTGTTCGAAAGCTTGAAATTAACAACAAAAAG CACAAAGACGACCGTAGAATTATCACTCAATATCATTACACCGCTTGGCCGGATCACGGAACTCCAGAACCGCTTTGTCTCTTACTATTTCATGACCAAGTAACGAGAACAAACAATGGAAGCCATACTGGTCCTATCTTGGTTCACTGCag TGCTGGAATAGGGAGAACAGGAACCTATATTGCAATAGATGTATTGTCAGAAACGGGGAAAACTAACAACAAAATGAACATAGCGGAGTATGTGAAGAAAATGAGAAGAAACAGGATGAATATGGTCCAAACCTAT GAACAATATAAGACAATATTTCTTACACTCCATGAGATGTTTAAAGCTCAACCAACTGTTCTGTGTACAGCAGAGTTTCTTCATAAAAGTCAGACTGATTcctcagcatttaaaatggaatttCAG AAACTACTAGCAGTTCGACCACATTACACAGAGAAAGACTACAAAATGACTTCCCAGTTTCATGATCCATCAGCATGTATACAGCCAC TTGACAGGTACGTCCTTTTCCTGACGTCAAATATTCCAAAAAGAGGAAGATACATTAATGCTATTTCTGTTCCG TCGTTCACCCATCAAACTGCGTTTATCATCACCAATTTCCCGACACAAGGTGGCGCTGTAGATTTCTTACGATTGATTACGGATTATGACTCGGATGTTGTTGTCTGTCTGGAACCTCTATGTAATATGGAATCT GCGAGCAAGTGGCACCCGACTAAAACTGGGTCAAAAACAGTCAATCCTTTCACAATTAAATTGCAACACGAACAGACGACAGAAATAAAGAGTAGCAAATTGGAAATAACCAAAGAAGGG aaaagcgATGAAACATGGTCTGTTGATATGGCTGAGCCAATGGGCAGCCTCCAAGCAAACAATGCAAAGACAGTGAGCCACATCCTCAGTCTGGTTTCGTTCGCACGAAACATAGAGACAGAAGGGCCAATTACAGTCATAAGCcg TGATGGCGCAACAATGTGTGGTGTGTTCTGTGCAGTATACAACCTGATACAACAACTGACAATGGACGAGGAGATAGACGTGTTCTCTGTGGTCAGACTCCTACAAACACGACGTCCTGAACTTTGCTCATCAATG GAAGAGTACCAACTGATTCATGAAACCTTGAGAAGTTTTCTTAAGTCGCATGCAGGCGAAAATGTCTACTATAACCAATAA